Proteins encoded by one window of Paraburkholderia terrae:
- a CDS encoding MFS transporter, with amino-acid sequence MNNEITVDVQTFINAHPFSRFQKLIFLMCFIIVLLDGFDTAAIGFIAPALLTEWHIAKPALAPVLSAALLGIAFGALASGPLSDRIGRRALIVGSVFLFGIACVASGISTSIGQLTALRFITGVGLGAAMANAVTMMDEYSPTARRATLTSLMCCGFPLGAALGGLLSAWLIPHAGWRSVLILGGVIPLLHSALLLLKMPESVRFMVANRKPGAGIRAVLVRIAPEAAHAREFTLTESISPTGFKGLGLVLSRPYIVGSVMLWVAAFMGLVIIYASINWMPILLRDSGLSAKSATLVSALFPLGGIGAVACGVLMDRFNANLVIAGCYALAALSFFFIGQTMGNVVLLVPIVLLAGVLLNTAQASMNALAAAYYPTEGRGTGVACMLGIGRFGGIAGSFLVAELVRKQFTFAAVFTTIAAAGGLACIGLLIKHLARPQGPRAAMGADRPMNHRTPRSPA; translated from the coding sequence GTGAATAATGAAATAACCGTCGACGTCCAGACGTTTATCAACGCACATCCGTTCAGCAGGTTCCAGAAGCTCATCTTTCTCATGTGCTTCATCATTGTCCTGCTGGATGGTTTCGATACGGCGGCGATCGGTTTCATCGCTCCAGCGCTACTCACCGAATGGCATATCGCCAAGCCCGCGCTCGCCCCTGTCCTGAGCGCCGCATTGCTCGGCATTGCCTTTGGCGCACTCGCGTCCGGCCCTCTGTCCGACCGGATCGGGCGTCGCGCGCTCATCGTCGGGTCAGTGTTCCTGTTCGGTATCGCATGCGTCGCGTCCGGCATCTCGACGAGCATCGGACAATTGACAGCGCTGCGCTTCATCACGGGCGTCGGGCTCGGCGCAGCGATGGCGAACGCGGTGACGATGATGGACGAGTACAGCCCAACCGCGCGTCGCGCCACGCTAACGAGCCTGATGTGCTGCGGCTTCCCGCTCGGCGCCGCGCTGGGCGGACTGCTGTCGGCATGGCTGATTCCACACGCAGGCTGGCGCAGCGTTCTAATCCTGGGTGGGGTGATACCACTGCTTCACAGTGCCCTGTTGCTGCTCAAAATGCCGGAATCCGTACGCTTCATGGTCGCGAACAGAAAACCTGGTGCGGGTATCCGTGCAGTTCTCGTGCGGATCGCTCCTGAAGCTGCGCATGCACGCGAATTCACACTCACCGAAAGCATTTCGCCAACCGGATTCAAAGGGCTAGGTCTCGTGTTGTCGCGACCGTACATCGTTGGTTCCGTGATGCTCTGGGTGGCCGCCTTCATGGGCCTGGTGATCATCTACGCCTCTATCAACTGGATGCCGATATTGCTAAGAGATTCGGGCTTGAGCGCAAAGAGCGCGACGCTGGTCTCGGCTCTTTTCCCGCTAGGTGGCATCGGCGCGGTGGCGTGCGGCGTATTGATGGATCGGTTCAATGCGAATCTTGTCATCGCCGGGTGCTATGCGCTCGCAGCCCTTAGTTTCTTTTTCATTGGGCAGACGATGGGAAACGTTGTGCTGCTGGTACCCATCGTACTTCTGGCCGGCGTGCTGCTGAATACCGCACAGGCTTCCATGAATGCACTGGCGGCCGCGTACTACCCGACTGAAGGACGTGGTACCGGTGTCGCCTGCATGCTGGGCATCGGCCGCTTTGGCGGCATCGCAGGTTCGTTTCTTGTCGCTGAACTGGTCCGAAAGCAATTCACTTTCGCTGCGGTATTCACAACCATTGCGGCCGCCGGAGGGCTGGCTTGCATTGGGTTATTGATCAAGCATCTCGCACGACCGCAGGGCCCTCGAGCGGCAATGGGCGCCGATAGACCTATGAATCATCGAACTCCGAGGTCCCCGGCCTGA
- a CDS encoding alpha/beta hydrolase, with protein sequence MDSSFTDNASSEFAVTHPLDAEDAAITARMRASASASKGKPWGITARVAFDAMMESILPRDDVAFEHDTVGGIRGIWVHPAYCRSDEVILHLHGGWFNFGAADAFRHFVAHIAARAGVSAFVPDYRLAPEDPFPAAIQDMVACYKGLDQRAIQRIAVTGDSAGGNLALVLASQIASGEVSSKASLAAVAAFSPVTDLTLSSASYETRADVEPFFTRAQVSDLVRAYLGGVDPAHPLASPLYGQLAGLPPLSVHVGDNEVLLDDSRRYVERAVAAGVDARLDVWMGMPHGFAGGIGELKAASQALDAVGMFLTERLQAVAP encoded by the coding sequence ATGGACAGTTCTTTTACCGACAATGCATCGAGCGAATTCGCCGTAACGCATCCGCTGGACGCCGAGGATGCCGCCATTACCGCGAGGATGCGCGCCTCGGCGAGTGCCTCCAAAGGCAAGCCGTGGGGTATCACTGCGCGCGTCGCATTCGACGCGATGATGGAAAGCATTTTGCCGCGCGATGACGTTGCGTTTGAACACGACACGGTTGGCGGCATTCGCGGGATTTGGGTTCACCCTGCCTATTGCCGAAGCGATGAAGTGATTCTCCATTTGCATGGCGGATGGTTCAACTTTGGCGCCGCGGATGCATTCCGGCATTTTGTCGCGCATATCGCGGCAAGGGCGGGCGTGAGCGCATTCGTTCCGGACTATCGGCTGGCTCCTGAAGATCCTTTCCCCGCGGCCATTCAAGACATGGTGGCTTGTTATAAAGGACTTGATCAGAGGGCCATTCAACGGATTGCCGTGACTGGCGATTCTGCCGGGGGCAATCTCGCCCTGGTGCTGGCTTCGCAAATCGCCAGTGGAGAAGTTTCCTCGAAGGCGAGTCTTGCCGCCGTGGCCGCATTTTCTCCAGTTACCGATCTCACGCTTTCGAGTGCGAGTTACGAGACACGCGCAGATGTCGAACCGTTCTTCACGCGCGCACAGGTGTCCGATCTCGTGCGTGCATATCTGGGCGGCGTCGATCCGGCACATCCGCTGGCATCGCCGCTTTACGGGCAACTTGCGGGTTTGCCGCCGCTGAGCGTTCACGTGGGAGACAACGAGGTGCTACTGGACGATTCGCGTCGATATGTCGAACGCGCTGTTGCTGCTGGTGTCGATGCCCGGCTGGACGTTTGGATGGGGATGCCGCACGGATTCGCTGGTGGCATTGGAGAGCTGAAGGCCGCATCGCAGGCACTGGATGCCGTCGGTATGTTTCTCACTGAGAGACTGCAAGCAGTGGCACCTTGA
- a CDS encoding pirin family protein, with protein sequence MSYLTTATSPSDQYADTSVENGEERAEAVRSTRTIVARTAGRQHGPVNRLFSPGDLGGLLKPFVFLDYFDVPAHSNTRFSMHPHSGIATTTILLDGEVRYEDTTGAAGVMSAGSVEWMNAGGGVWHDGYPEGRTPVRGYQLWTALPAALELDQPNSQYLSAREIPSSGPARVILGEYENLRSPALAPYGINYLHVQLKAGEEWRYAPPAGHAVAWLCVQRGTLHVADQKVRAELVVFDESENALTLYADEDTEFVLGSAIAHPHDLVLGYYSVHTSEDALRRGEQKIVEIGEQLRRVGRLR encoded by the coding sequence ATGTCTTACCTAACCACCGCAACATCGCCTTCGGACCAGTACGCAGATACGTCCGTTGAGAACGGCGAGGAACGCGCAGAAGCAGTCCGCTCCACCCGAACGATTGTTGCCCGCACTGCAGGTAGACAACATGGCCCGGTCAATCGCCTCTTTAGCCCGGGAGATCTTGGCGGGTTGCTCAAACCCTTCGTATTTCTCGACTATTTCGATGTCCCAGCGCACTCCAACACGCGGTTTTCCATGCACCCGCATTCCGGAATCGCAACGACCACTATCCTGCTCGACGGCGAAGTCCGGTACGAAGACACGACGGGTGCTGCTGGCGTCATGTCGGCGGGGAGTGTCGAGTGGATGAACGCCGGCGGTGGCGTGTGGCATGACGGTTATCCGGAAGGTCGCACGCCCGTGCGAGGCTATCAGTTGTGGACTGCGTTGCCCGCCGCCCTCGAACTGGATCAACCCAACAGTCAGTATTTGTCAGCACGAGAGATCCCCAGTTCAGGTCCGGCTCGCGTCATTCTGGGCGAGTATGAAAACCTCCGCAGCCCTGCGTTAGCGCCGTACGGAATCAACTATTTGCATGTGCAACTCAAGGCGGGCGAAGAATGGCGTTACGCGCCTCCTGCCGGGCATGCCGTCGCGTGGCTTTGCGTGCAACGCGGCACGCTTCATGTCGCCGATCAAAAGGTTCGCGCCGAGCTTGTCGTATTTGACGAGTCTGAGAACGCGCTGACCTTATACGCCGACGAGGATACGGAGTTCGTCCTTGGCTCTGCAATCGCACATCCGCACGACCTGGTTCTCGGCTACTACTCGGTGCATACCTCTGAAGATGCATTGCGCCGTGGAGAGCAGAAGATCGTAGAGATCGGCGAACAGCTTCGACGCGTTGGGCGTCTGAGATAA
- a CDS encoding LysR family transcriptional regulator — protein MLDGVSLDQLRTFIAAVDEGSFSAAGRSLRRTQSVVSQTLANLEGQTGIQLFDRSGRYPRLTAGGAALVNEARAVMRGMDGFKARARTLAGGLEPELSLAIDAFYPLERLSSVMRAFSVEFPETPLRLYVEALGGATKQILDGICRLGIIGSTLAVPDGLSAEKILDVAMVTVVAPTHPLAEMTRVIGMRDLETHVQLVLTDRTDMTQGKNFEVFSPRTWKMADLHAKHEFLRAGFGWGHMPLAMVKDDIASGALHRLRLDKFEPVTPSIPMFAAYRKDTPPGPAGTWFIKALKSGSVFP, from the coding sequence ATGCTGGATGGCGTTTCCCTCGATCAGCTGCGAACGTTTATTGCAGCGGTCGATGAAGGAAGTTTCTCTGCCGCGGGGCGCAGCTTGCGCAGGACTCAATCGGTAGTCAGTCAGACGCTCGCGAACCTGGAAGGTCAGACAGGAATACAGCTCTTCGATCGTAGCGGACGCTATCCTCGTCTGACAGCGGGTGGGGCGGCACTTGTCAATGAGGCGCGTGCAGTGATGCGCGGCATGGACGGATTCAAGGCCCGGGCACGAACGCTCGCAGGCGGCCTTGAACCGGAGTTGTCCCTCGCGATCGATGCGTTCTATCCTCTCGAACGATTAAGCTCGGTCATGCGGGCATTTTCTGTCGAGTTTCCAGAGACACCGTTGCGGCTCTATGTAGAAGCTTTGGGCGGAGCGACGAAGCAGATTCTGGATGGGATCTGCCGGTTGGGAATCATTGGTTCAACGCTCGCGGTTCCGGACGGCCTTTCTGCCGAGAAAATCCTGGACGTCGCGATGGTCACCGTCGTCGCTCCAACGCATCCGCTCGCGGAAATGACACGGGTCATCGGGATGCGGGACCTGGAAACTCACGTTCAGCTCGTATTGACCGACCGCACGGATATGACCCAAGGGAAGAACTTTGAAGTCTTTTCGCCGCGCACCTGGAAGATGGCGGACCTGCATGCGAAACACGAGTTCTTGCGGGCCGGATTTGGTTGGGGGCACATGCCGCTAGCAATGGTGAAGGATGATATAGCGTCTGGCGCATTGCACCGGCTTCGTCTTGACAAATTCGAACCCGTGACGCCGTCAATTCCAATGTTCGCGGCATATCGCAAGGATACGCCGCCAGGTCCAGCGGGAACATGGTTCATCAAGGCCTTGAAGTCGGGTTCTGTCTTCCCGTAG
- a CDS encoding pirin family protein has protein sequence MLVHRRWESLGRADLGWLTAKHHFAVSASDDPSHRALGPLIVWNDDEIAVGSGFPMHGHRDMEIITYVRQGVVGHRDTLGSEGTIQAGDIQVMSAGAGIRHTEFNKGDVPLKLYQIWLVPSVSGGEPRWDTKSFPKGDRAGRFVVLASGFDADKEALPIRANARLLGASLKAGNRIEQELSSTRQAYLVVAAGRIEVNGEPMGPLDGVAITGVETVRINALEDSELVMVDAG, from the coding sequence ATGCTTGTACATCGACGTTGGGAATCGCTTGGCCGTGCCGATCTTGGATGGCTGACTGCAAAGCACCACTTCGCGGTTAGCGCTAGCGATGATCCTTCTCATAGGGCACTGGGCCCACTGATCGTATGGAACGACGATGAGATCGCAGTCGGCAGCGGATTTCCGATGCATGGACATCGCGACATGGAAATCATCACTTATGTCCGTCAAGGCGTGGTGGGACATCGCGACACTTTAGGATCCGAAGGAACCATTCAAGCTGGCGACATCCAGGTAATGAGCGCAGGGGCGGGCATACGGCACACGGAGTTCAATAAAGGTGACGTGCCGCTCAAGCTCTATCAGATATGGCTGGTGCCAAGCGTATCGGGCGGTGAACCACGATGGGACACAAAGTCTTTCCCGAAGGGCGATCGCGCAGGGCGCTTCGTGGTATTGGCAAGCGGGTTCGATGCCGACAAAGAGGCGCTTCCGATCCGCGCGAACGCGCGCCTGCTTGGCGCAAGCCTAAAGGCAGGAAACCGCATTGAGCAGGAGTTAAGCAGTACACGGCAAGCCTATCTTGTCGTCGCGGCAGGAAGAATCGAAGTGAACGGCGAGCCAATGGGACCTCTCGATGGCGTCGCGATCACGGGGGTGGAGACCGTACGGATCAATGCTCTCGAAGACTCTGAACTGGTGATGGTGGACGCCGGCTGA
- a CDS encoding DoxX family protein: MDTARSSSQDVLALAGRVLMAAVFIAGAIGKLDTPAATVRYIASAGLPAPLVGFVGSMLLELSCGLLLIFGYRTRTAAAALAAYCVITALLFHHSFVDHNQAIHFMKNLAMAGGLLAFAGYGAGAFSIDHLLSHSSARSAYARYPAPR; this comes from the coding sequence ATGGACACCGCTCGCTCCAGTTCCCAAGACGTACTCGCTCTTGCGGGACGAGTCCTCATGGCTGCCGTTTTCATTGCGGGTGCCATCGGCAAGCTTGACACGCCAGCCGCCACAGTCCGCTACATCGCTTCGGCCGGGTTGCCTGCGCCGCTGGTGGGATTTGTCGGTTCGATGTTGCTGGAACTCAGCTGCGGCTTGTTGCTGATCTTCGGTTATCGGACCCGGACGGCAGCAGCGGCACTCGCGGCGTACTGTGTGATTACCGCACTCCTGTTTCATCACTCGTTCGTCGATCACAATCAGGCTATTCATTTCATGAAAAACCTGGCTATGGCTGGTGGTCTGCTGGCATTCGCGGGCTACGGCGCCGGCGCTTTCAGCATTGATCACCTGCTCTCCCACTCTTCCGCTCGCTCTGCCTATGCCAGATATCCCGCACCTCGATAA
- a CDS encoding LysR substrate-binding domain-containing protein, which yields MNQLMPRLARGELDIVVGRSGQQYDDPQLRIETLYTEPVSSVPRPHDPLAVDWRDVLAYSRIIRPQGTPVRNATETARAAAERTRPAHCVA from the coding sequence ATGAACCAGTTAATGCCACGGCTTGCGCGCGGCGAACTGGATATCGTCGTCGGCCGCTCGGGCCAACAGTATGATGACCCGCAGTTGCGGATCGAGACGCTCTATACGGAGCCGGTCAGCTCCGTCCCACGGCCCCATGACCCGCTTGCGGTGGACTGGCGCGATGTGCTCGCGTATTCACGGATTATCCGGCCGCAAGGCACACCTGTGCGCAACGCGACGGAGACAGCTCGGGCGGCCGCGGAGCGCACGCGGCCAGCGCATTGCGTCGCATAG
- a CDS encoding nuclear transport factor 2 family protein → MSLTQTPTAAIEFVSKVYEAIDSMDEQGFANCLTENCTFVYANSDPVIGRANAAAASQSFLKLLAGIKHDLVNVWAFENVIVSQVSVTYTRKDGSTLTIPAATIWKLQDELIDECRIYADTSPLFEG, encoded by the coding sequence ATGTCATTGACTCAAACACCCACAGCAGCAATCGAGTTTGTTTCAAAGGTTTATGAAGCGATCGATTCGATGGACGAGCAGGGGTTCGCGAACTGTCTGACCGAGAATTGCACATTCGTCTATGCGAATAGCGATCCTGTCATCGGTCGCGCAAACGCGGCTGCGGCTTCACAGAGTTTTCTGAAGCTGCTTGCGGGCATCAAACATGACCTCGTCAACGTATGGGCCTTCGAGAATGTCATCGTGTCCCAGGTATCCGTGACTTACACACGCAAGGATGGATCGACGCTGACGATTCCGGCCGCGACGATCTGGAAGCTGCAAGACGAGTTGATCGATGAATGCCGCATCTACGCTGATACTTCTCCTCTGTTCGAGGGTTGA
- a CDS encoding aldo/keto reductase, with translation MPDIPHLDKVRMYRTDYLSQVHEFPGFSMQNVQAGDALIPALGYGTYGMSDDEIYRLLPEALRAGFRHIDTAQVYRNEASVGECVAASGIPRSEVFITTKVWVSNYSSQRFGASVDESIRKLKTSYIDLLLLHWPGSDIPLPEQVAGLNAAVKSGKVRHIGVSNFNRKLMEAAIQLSEIPLVTNQFEYHPYLDQSLLIERTRKAGLAVTAYCGMAVGRVFADDTLKEIATRYDKTVAQIVLRWLVQQEGTVALSRTSRAERLAQNIAVFDFELSATDMAAIHALARPNSRIVDPRGLAPVWDSTEHRPKP, from the coding sequence ATGCCAGATATCCCGCACCTCGATAAGGTGCGGATGTACCGGACGGATTACCTTTCTCAAGTTCATGAGTTTCCTGGATTTTCAATGCAGAACGTACAAGCAGGTGACGCCCTGATCCCGGCGTTAGGTTACGGCACCTATGGAATGAGCGACGATGAGATATATCGGTTGCTGCCTGAAGCGCTTCGTGCTGGCTTCCGACATATCGACACGGCGCAGGTTTACCGAAATGAGGCCAGTGTCGGCGAATGCGTCGCAGCCTCGGGAATCCCCCGGTCCGAAGTTTTCATCACGACAAAAGTCTGGGTGTCCAACTATTCCTCCCAAAGATTTGGAGCATCCGTCGATGAGAGCATTCGCAAGCTCAAGACGAGTTACATCGATCTCCTTCTTCTGCATTGGCCAGGCAGCGACATTCCGCTGCCGGAACAGGTTGCAGGACTCAACGCCGCAGTCAAGTCCGGCAAGGTTCGTCATATCGGTGTCAGCAACTTCAATCGCAAGCTCATGGAAGCGGCTATTCAGCTTTCGGAGATTCCGCTTGTGACCAACCAGTTTGAATACCATCCCTATCTGGATCAATCGTTGCTAATCGAGCGTACGCGCAAAGCCGGTCTGGCAGTGACAGCGTACTGCGGCATGGCTGTGGGGCGAGTGTTCGCAGACGATACCTTGAAGGAGATTGCGACCAGGTACGACAAGACGGTCGCTCAAATCGTTCTGCGCTGGCTTGTTCAACAGGAAGGAACCGTCGCACTTTCTCGAACCTCTCGCGCGGAGCGGCTTGCGCAAAATATAGCCGTGTTTGATTTCGAGTTGAGCGCTACAGACATGGCAGCTATTCACGCACTAGCGCGACCCAATAGCCGAATTGTCGATCCTCGCGGACTCGCACCGGTTTGGGACAGTACTGAACATCGACCGAAGCCCTGA
- a CDS encoding nuclear transport factor 2 family protein: protein MDAKSQELQDKAEIREVHMRYCRGIDRMDFDLVRSCYHPDAIDRHGAFEGSVEAFIKWAGEVLPLFDSTMHFTGNQYVKVEGKVAFAEHYAQAFHRTKPVDGKPAADWIVNVRYVDRLEKRDSEWRIADRIVVYDSERTIPVSTESAPLGDWNYGRRDRDDPSYEYGL from the coding sequence TTGGATGCTAAAAGTCAGGAACTTCAAGACAAGGCGGAGATTCGTGAAGTTCATATGCGCTACTGCCGGGGCATCGACCGGATGGACTTCGATCTCGTGCGTTCGTGCTATCACCCGGATGCCATCGACCGACATGGTGCTTTCGAAGGCAGCGTCGAAGCTTTTATCAAATGGGCGGGGGAGGTGTTGCCTCTCTTCGACAGCACGATGCATTTCACCGGCAACCAATACGTGAAGGTGGAAGGCAAGGTGGCTTTCGCGGAGCATTACGCGCAGGCGTTTCACCGCACGAAACCCGTGGACGGCAAGCCCGCCGCGGACTGGATTGTGAACGTGCGATATGTGGATCGTCTCGAAAAGCGTGATAGCGAATGGAGAATCGCTGACCGCATCGTCGTCTACGACTCGGAACGAACGATCCCGGTGAGCACTGAGTCCGCGCCGTTGGGCGACTGGAACTATGGGCGGCGCGACCGCGATGATCCGTCGTACGAGTACGGACTGTGA
- a CDS encoding FAD-binding protein, with the protein MNTATTENWDCEVDVLILGAGAAGMTAAIVSKNEGLTPLVLEKTDQVGGTSAWSVGMMWFVDSGPMQTAGFKDSFDKARKYFAATVGNSVDRTLQEAYISQGRVALDYMLKHSELEVVAVDYPDYSPELEGGMFGRAHAPIEFDGRKLGAHFKDLRAPLPAFAPFGGMMLDLPDLLHFLSFTRSARSFFHVLKRFLRYGVDRLNHHRGTRLVGGNALIGRLYKTMLDRNIGVWLRSSATRLIVDGNTVKGAEVERDGQTIRVRARRGIVIAAGGYPGNLAMRREHSRQPTVELGLGLPSNVGEGLHLGESVGGRLDHNAQDTGYYVPMSVYPDDAGNMQLWGHFMLDRPKPGFIAVGKNGNRFTNEAASYHAFTLGMFEAGAIPAYLIADAATVKKYGIGVILPGSLSLRRYEKSGYLSSGATLAELAGKIGVDMNGLQRSVERNNQFAKTGIDEDFGKGSSAYNVYKGDPTHSPNPCLGPIEKGPFYAVKLMPGDFGTSRGLVTGSHGEVLDENNRPISGLYACGNDMNSPVGGHYIGAGITLGPALTFGYLAAMALATNTPGVSDVNPEDHSTADQNVKLA; encoded by the coding sequence ATGAATACGGCTACGACGGAGAACTGGGACTGCGAGGTCGACGTCCTCATCCTGGGGGCAGGCGCAGCCGGCATGACAGCGGCAATCGTTTCGAAAAACGAGGGCCTTACACCCCTCGTACTGGAGAAGACCGACCAGGTGGGCGGCACATCCGCGTGGTCGGTCGGAATGATGTGGTTCGTCGACAGCGGCCCGATGCAGACCGCCGGGTTCAAGGATTCCTTCGACAAGGCGCGGAAATACTTTGCTGCAACAGTCGGAAACAGCGTCGATCGCACATTGCAGGAAGCCTATATATCTCAAGGCCGGGTCGCGCTCGACTACATGCTGAAGCACTCCGAACTCGAGGTCGTGGCAGTCGACTATCCCGACTACAGCCCGGAACTGGAAGGCGGCATGTTTGGACGCGCTCACGCCCCAATCGAATTCGATGGTCGAAAGCTAGGCGCGCACTTCAAGGATCTGCGCGCCCCGCTGCCTGCATTTGCGCCGTTTGGCGGGATGATGCTCGATCTCCCGGATTTGCTGCATTTCCTGTCCTTCACGCGCTCGGCACGATCGTTCTTCCACGTACTCAAACGCTTTTTGCGCTATGGCGTGGACCGGCTCAATCATCATCGCGGCACGCGGCTGGTGGGCGGAAATGCACTCATAGGTCGTCTCTACAAGACGATGCTGGATCGGAACATCGGCGTGTGGCTGCGATCGTCGGCAACCAGACTGATCGTGGACGGCAACACGGTCAAGGGTGCAGAAGTCGAGCGGGACGGGCAGACGATTCGCGTCCGTGCTCGCCGGGGTATCGTCATTGCGGCGGGTGGCTACCCAGGCAACCTTGCGATGCGCCGGGAGCACTCGCGCCAACCAACGGTGGAACTCGGACTGGGCCTCCCCAGCAACGTTGGCGAAGGTCTGCACCTGGGTGAGTCGGTTGGTGGCCGCCTCGACCATAACGCTCAGGACACGGGCTACTACGTTCCCATGTCCGTCTATCCGGACGACGCGGGCAACATGCAACTGTGGGGGCACTTCATGCTCGATCGCCCCAAACCAGGCTTCATTGCCGTTGGAAAAAATGGAAACCGATTCACGAATGAGGCGGCGTCGTATCACGCTTTCACTCTCGGCATGTTCGAGGCCGGCGCCATCCCGGCCTATCTGATTGCCGATGCCGCGACGGTGAAAAAGTATGGCATTGGCGTCATCCTGCCCGGCAGTCTGTCTTTGCGTCGCTACGAGAAGTCCGGCTACCTGAGCAGTGGCGCCACGCTTGCCGAACTCGCCGGCAAGATCGGCGTCGACATGAACGGACTGCAACGAAGCGTCGAGCGCAACAACCAGTTCGCCAAGACAGGTATCGACGAAGACTTCGGAAAGGGATCGTCTGCGTACAACGTCTACAAGGGAGATCCCACCCATTCGCCGAACCCTTGCCTCGGTCCGATCGAGAAAGGCCCCTTCTATGCCGTGAAGCTGATGCCAGGTGACTTCGGAACCAGCCGCGGACTCGTGACGGGGTCCCACGGTGAGGTGCTCGACGAGAACAATCGTCCGATTTCAGGCCTGTACGCTTGCGGCAACGATATGAACTCGCCGGTGGGTGGACATTACATCGGTGCGGGCATCACGCTCGGCCCGGCATTGACCTTCGGATACCTTGCGGCAATGGCATTGGCCACGAATACGCCAGGAGTAAGCGATGTGAATCCGGAGGACCATTCAACTGCCGATCAAAACGTGAAACTAGCGTGA
- a CDS encoding MarR family winged helix-turn-helix transcriptional regulator — MPKSQSTAAKAAMDVSERSGPGMKEQSDVFDDRGRTVPWMARTVHRLYDAQAQKILDRENLPIAYWYYLRVLAARGEINQLELSKRVGIASTTAVPALDNLEKRGLVQRTRDPNDRRKYFVSLKDDGKRLVDEMMPELIDMISASLDGITQRDMRVFWKVMHQIENNLNQASQGDAVVD, encoded by the coding sequence ATGCCCAAGTCACAATCCACCGCGGCCAAGGCGGCCATGGACGTTTCCGAGCGATCGGGGCCGGGAATGAAAGAACAGTCCGATGTGTTCGATGACCGCGGCCGGACCGTACCCTGGATGGCGCGAACCGTGCACAGGCTCTACGACGCGCAAGCGCAAAAAATCCTCGACAGGGAGAACCTGCCAATCGCGTACTGGTACTACCTTCGCGTACTGGCGGCGCGCGGTGAAATTAACCAGCTGGAGCTCAGCAAACGGGTGGGGATTGCATCCACCACGGCCGTGCCTGCATTGGACAACCTCGAGAAACGTGGACTGGTCCAGCGAACCCGGGATCCGAACGACAGGCGAAAGTATTTCGTCAGTCTGAAGGACGACGGCAAACGGCTGGTCGATGAAATGATGCCGGAGCTCATCGATATGATTTCAGCGTCGCTCGATGGGATCACGCAGAGGGATATGCGTGTTTTCTGGAAGGTGATGCATCAAATTGAAAATAACCTGAATCAGGCGTCGCAAGGCGACGCGGTCGTCGATTGA
- a CDS encoding DoxX family protein gives MESYKFLPLVGRVFIGAPFVMSGLSKLAAYTATVGYIGAVGLPLPPLAFLMAVLIELGGGLLLLSGYRVRFASLVMAVFCIATAVFFHRNLADQNQMIHFLKNVMMAGGLLQITYFGAGAFSLDGRVASRLGALKAS, from the coding sequence ATGGAAAGTTATAAGTTTCTGCCGCTGGTTGGCCGTGTCTTCATTGGAGCGCCGTTTGTCATGAGCGGCTTGAGCAAGCTTGCGGCGTATACCGCAACTGTCGGCTATATCGGCGCAGTTGGCCTGCCGTTGCCGCCGCTCGCCTTTCTCATGGCGGTGCTGATCGAACTGGGCGGTGGCCTGCTTTTGCTGTCCGGCTATCGCGTCCGCTTCGCATCGCTGGTGATGGCGGTATTCTGTATTGCTACGGCAGTCTTCTTTCACCGCAATCTGGCAGATCAAAACCAGATGATTCACTTTCTCAAGAACGTGATGATGGCTGGCGGCCTACTGCAGATTACGTATTTCGGTGCCGGTGCATTCAGCCTGGATGGACGGGTGGCATCGCGACTCGGAGCGCTGAAAGCAAGCTGA